In the bacterium genome, one interval contains:
- a CDS encoding sensor histidine kinase: MTSLKLSRIILVCVFFFVSLLAGYVLFQYYDHLCKAKRLHFFEYNQSILEKLSTRTQQTWHQNILDLISYSQRIMDNSSSHISKALKVVVESQDSIHQAFYIDEKMIYLPQWKKFRISRLQESQIFDFLENPDFKKAEIFEYQYENYTEAIKLYEHFWLENPDNFSAANGLARCLYKTKSYTRSEKIYRQIFTQNPTIKSQNKTPLAIIAGFQLLNIYQAQTNTVAAFAFGQHLYNDLLDEKWGFPQHKTDFFKQKALASLSPFFREGKPPRSFRRILAREKQLNQVKSDVRFISNRVIPFIEGSIIENYKIYFLSSQKHPTHFLLIIPHQHNHIVLDIDYAAYVKKNLITPLKVLAKDHAVGMRLHFNQTQTVLAEIPRGTSAGYPISARFPDLRLEIVLPVLPQIRLEDYLMKLKLYFGAGFSLFIAVLLLIYFVLDKQIQLADLKSDFVSHVSHELKTPLTSLRMFSELLQKNPRLPVKKRNQYYEIMNQESVRLSRLIENLLDISRIERKKNQYTFHPEKLDTILKFAVEVFHYASDDFSQQLKTDFKCGHTLFLDKDAVIQLVLNILDNSRKFSPKQSTIWLRSRLLEHHALIEIEDQGLGMSKKEIRKIFRMFYQIKKSYENKFKGVGLGLAIVKNIAQAHKADVHIESVKDKGTIIRVCFPLEPERKPEAVRLKKSKNPDFSKE; this comes from the coding sequence ATGACATCGTTGAAACTGTCGCGTATTATTTTGGTCTGTGTCTTTTTCTTTGTCTCTCTCCTGGCAGGCTATGTCCTTTTTCAATACTATGATCACCTGTGCAAGGCAAAGCGGCTGCATTTTTTTGAATACAACCAATCCATACTGGAAAAGCTGAGCACCCGGACCCAACAAACTTGGCACCAAAACATCTTAGACCTGATTTCCTACTCACAACGTATTATGGATAATTCGAGTTCGCACATTTCCAAGGCACTAAAAGTGGTGGTTGAATCCCAAGACAGCATCCATCAGGCATTTTATATTGATGAAAAAATGATTTATCTGCCGCAATGGAAAAAATTCCGAATTTCCCGGCTTCAGGAAAGTCAGATTTTCGATTTCCTGGAAAATCCGGATTTTAAAAAAGCTGAAATTTTTGAGTATCAGTATGAAAATTATACCGAAGCAATTAAACTCTATGAACATTTCTGGTTGGAAAATCCGGATAATTTCAGTGCTGCGAATGGTCTGGCCCGTTGCTTGTATAAAACCAAATCTTATACCCGTTCTGAAAAAATATACCGTCAAATTTTCACCCAAAATCCAACCATAAAATCACAAAACAAAACACCCCTGGCTATTATTGCAGGATTTCAGTTGCTCAACATCTATCAGGCCCAGACAAATACGGTTGCAGCCTTTGCCTTTGGACAGCACTTGTATAACGACCTACTGGATGAAAAATGGGGGTTTCCCCAGCACAAAACCGATTTTTTCAAACAAAAAGCACTTGCTTCCCTGTCGCCTTTTTTTCGGGAGGGAAAACCACCCCGCTCCTTCCGCCGCATACTGGCGCGCGAAAAGCAGCTCAATCAGGTTAAAAGTGATGTACGCTTTATTTCCAATCGGGTGATTCCTTTCATTGAAGGCAGCATTATTGAAAACTATAAAATTTATTTTTTGTCATCACAAAAACACCCGACTCATTTTTTATTGATTATTCCGCACCAACATAACCATATTGTTCTGGACATTGATTACGCCGCCTATGTCAAAAAAAATCTTATCACACCCCTAAAAGTTCTGGCAAAGGACCATGCGGTGGGTATGCGTCTCCACTTCAATCAGACCCAAACTGTGCTGGCCGAAATCCCCCGGGGCACATCCGCCGGGTATCCGATTTCCGCCCGTTTCCCGGACCTGCGGCTTGAAATCGTTCTCCCGGTCCTTCCCCAAATACGTTTGGAAGATTATCTGATGAAATTGAAACTCTATTTTGGAGCCGGATTTTCTCTCTTCATAGCGGTTTTACTCCTCATTTATTTTGTGTTGGATAAACAAATACAGCTTGCCGATCTAAAATCAGATTTCGTCTCCCATGTCTCGCATGAATTAAAAACGCCCTTGACCTCTTTGCGCATGTTTTCCGAATTACTCCAGAAAAACCCGCGCTTACCGGTAAAAAAGCGAAATCAATATTATGAAATCATGAACCAAGAATCAGTCCGGCTTTCCCGCCTGATTGAAAACCTGTTGGATATTTCACGCATCGAGAGAAAAAAAAACCAGTATACCTTTCATCCGGAAAAGCTGGATACTATTCTCAAATTCGCGGTCGAGGTCTTTCATTATGCCTCAGACGACTTCTCCCAGCAGCTTAAAACGGATTTCAAGTGCGGGCACACGCTGTTTTTGGACAAGGATGCCGTCATCCAGCTGGTACTTAACATTCTCGATAATTCCCGGAAATTTTCCCCCAAACAAAGTACCATTTGGCTGCGCAGTCGTCTGCTGGAACATCATGCCCTGATTGAAATCGAGGACCAAGGTCTGGGTATGTCCAAAAAAGAAATCCGCAAAATTTTCCGGATGTTCTATCAAATAAAAAAATCCTATGAGAATAAATTCAAGGGTGTCGGACTTGGTCTGGCAATTGTAAAAAATATTGCCCAAGCCCATAAAGCGGATGTCCACATCGAAAGTGTAAAAGACAAAGGCACGATCATCCGGGTCTG